A genome region from Geminicoccus roseus DSM 18922 includes the following:
- a CDS encoding DUF3618 domain-containing protein, with protein MNSHHEKTSDEIEREVEASRANVQDTLRALSDRMSPGQLVDQAFDYMKNSGGNEFAHNLGRQVRDNPLPLLLVGAGIGWLMMGGQPAARRQLGSHDPYGHGHATPNGGPLGAPVGAYGTGVAPRPAVGTTTVHTTGSTASSTSSSSGPSMSDRASAASHSVRDAGNSAAGAVRGATDRVTGGVSSAYGKTSGAVSSAYGQASEAASSTYESARRRASEAGQAFSDAAGDAAHRAAEMGGNMRYATSRASGYAQDRWSRMIEEQPLVLGGIGLAIGALLGASLPRTRMENELIGETSDHFKDSIAETASEQYEHASKVAADTYKDVSDSVRESGVTEKVTDAITSAADKARDTARSASDKARQTIDEKADQAKAKVDETGRSASTSSTGTSSTTGTAGSSTGTAGTSTGSGTGSSTGTAWTGASSGNNPGTTSTSPGTKPALGDLDRN; from the coding sequence ATGAACAGCCACCACGAGAAGACCAGCGACGAGATCGAACGCGAAGTCGAGGCCAGCCGCGCCAATGTCCAGGACACGCTGCGGGCGCTGAGCGACCGCATGTCGCCCGGCCAACTGGTCGACCAGGCATTCGACTATATGAAGAACTCGGGCGGCAACGAGTTCGCCCACAATCTGGGCCGGCAGGTCCGCGACAACCCGCTTCCGCTGCTCCTGGTGGGTGCTGGCATCGGCTGGCTGATGATGGGGGGCCAGCCGGCTGCCCGTCGTCAACTCGGCAGCCACGACCCTTACGGGCACGGGCATGCCACCCCCAATGGCGGTCCTCTGGGGGCGCCGGTCGGCGCATATGGTACCGGGGTCGCCCCGCGTCCGGCGGTCGGGACCACGACTGTCCACACCACGGGCAGCACCGCTTCCTCCACCTCGTCCTCCAGCGGCCCGTCCATGTCCGACCGGGCAAGTGCTGCGTCACACTCGGTGAGGGACGCGGGCAACTCAGCGGCGGGTGCGGTTCGCGGCGCCACCGACCGGGTGACCGGCGGCGTGTCCTCGGCCTATGGCAAGACCAGCGGTGCGGTCTCCAGCGCCTATGGACAGGCGTCCGAAGCGGCATCCAGCACCTATGAAAGTGCCCGTCGCCGCGCCAGCGAAGCCGGCCAAGCCTTCAGCGATGCAGCGGGCGATGCGGCGCACCGTGCAGCCGAGATGGGAGGCAACATGCGCTATGCCACCTCGCGTGCCTCCGGTTACGCGCAGGACCGCTGGAGCCGGATGATCGAGGAGCAGCCTCTGGTGCTGGGCGGCATCGGCCTCGCCATTGGAGCGCTGCTCGGCGCATCGCTGCCGCGCACCCGGATGGAGAACGAGCTGATCGGCGAGACCTCCGACCACTTCAAGGACAGCATCGCCGAGACTGCGTCCGAGCAGTACGAGCATGCCTCCAAGGTCGCGGCGGACACCTACAAAGACGTATCGGATTCCGTGCGCGAGAGCGGCGTCACCGAGAAGGTGACCGATGCGATCACCTCGGCTGCCGACAAGGCCCGTGACACTGCCCGGTCGGCTTCCGACAAGGCGCGTCAGACGATCGACGAGAAGGCCGATCAGGCCAAGGCGAAGGTGGACGAGACCGGCCGCTCCGCGTCGACCTCCAGCACGGGCACCTCTTCGACGACCGGCACTGCCGGCTCATCGACGGGCACCGCCGGAACTTCCACCGGCAGCGGCACCGGTTCCTCCACCGGGACCGCCTGGACCGGCGCTTCGTCCGGCAACAACCCGGGCACCACGTCGACGTCGCCCGGCACCAAGCCGGCGCTGGGTGACCTCGACCGCAACTGA
- a CDS encoding NAD-dependent epimerase/dehydratase family protein — MRVGLPPGTSPRFGFVEWFRIGEHDRVLEAIAGMRATGATYLRTHLSWAEYHAPGGQEWYDWLIPTLGRAFDLLPCVHYTPPSLSRTGQSSGPPKRLRDYADFIDHVLTRYGEHFTHVEIWNEPNNLLDWDWREDHDWLLFCEMAGAAAYWIEQRGWKAVLCGPSPFDAYWLDLMGQRGLLKTVSAVGFHGFPGTWDSEAASWQGYHGHLAEMRAVVDRYNPDAEIWITEAGYATWRHDEAQQVERFRDVLAAPAARVYWYGWQDIPREVPVQEGVYFDPRHYHLGINDAQGRPKLLRRLLENRAVNQLPSLPDQISAPSVARPASPIVVIGGAGFIGSNLVHDLLVEGEEVVVLDSLARPGVERNLTWLQRSNNSRLHTCIADIRDATMVNDVVRNAKAVFHLAAQVAVTSSLVDPVHDFAVNAQGTLTVLEAVRNHAPATPVIFASTNKVYGALQDIPVSERGGRHLPVDPALRAHGVGEDRPLDFCTPYGCSKGAADQYVLDYGKSFGLRTAVLRMSCIYGPRQFGTEDQGWVAHFLIKALKGEPITLYGDGRQVRDILHVSDAVAAYRSVLDRIDQVAGKAFNLGGGPANAVSLHEVLAEIAAVTGVEVPYATEAWRTGDQLYFVADTRRLTEAVQWRARIGWRDGLRDLAAWVQAELGLKAPGRVPERTAPQRMIA, encoded by the coding sequence ATGAGGGTAGGTCTTCCGCCCGGCACCTCCCCGCGCTTCGGTTTCGTTGAGTGGTTTCGGATCGGTGAGCACGACCGCGTCCTCGAGGCGATCGCCGGCATGCGGGCAACCGGTGCCACCTATCTCAGGACGCATCTTTCCTGGGCCGAGTACCATGCGCCGGGCGGGCAGGAGTGGTACGACTGGCTGATCCCGACCCTGGGGCGCGCGTTCGACCTGCTGCCCTGCGTGCACTACACGCCGCCCTCCCTGTCGCGCACCGGCCAGTCCTCCGGGCCGCCAAAACGGCTGCGCGACTATGCGGATTTCATCGACCACGTGCTGACCCGCTACGGTGAGCACTTCACCCATGTCGAGATCTGGAACGAGCCGAACAACCTGCTCGACTGGGACTGGCGCGAGGATCACGACTGGCTGCTGTTCTGCGAGATGGCCGGGGCAGCCGCCTACTGGATCGAGCAGCGTGGCTGGAAGGCGGTGCTGTGCGGTCCCTCGCCGTTCGATGCCTACTGGCTGGACCTGATGGGCCAGCGCGGCCTGCTCAAGACGGTGTCTGCGGTCGGCTTTCATGGCTTTCCCGGAACCTGGGACAGCGAGGCTGCGAGCTGGCAGGGCTATCATGGCCATCTGGCCGAGATGCGCGCCGTGGTCGACCGCTACAATCCCGATGCGGAGATCTGGATCACCGAGGCGGGCTATGCGACCTGGCGCCATGACGAGGCCCAGCAGGTCGAGCGCTTCCGCGACGTTCTCGCCGCACCGGCTGCCCGGGTCTACTGGTACGGCTGGCAGGACATCCCTCGCGAAGTGCCGGTCCAGGAAGGCGTCTATTTCGATCCCCGTCACTACCACCTGGGCATCAACGATGCGCAAGGACGGCCGAAACTGCTGCGGCGACTGCTGGAGAACAGAGCCGTGAACCAGCTGCCATCGCTGCCGGACCAGATCTCCGCGCCCAGCGTCGCCCGTCCGGCGAGCCCGATCGTGGTGATCGGCGGCGCCGGCTTCATCGGCTCCAACCTGGTGCACGACCTGCTGGTCGAGGGCGAGGAGGTGGTCGTGCTCGACAGCCTCGCCCGGCCCGGCGTGGAACGGAACCTCACCTGGCTGCAACGCAGCAACAACAGCCGCCTGCACACCTGCATCGCCGACATCCGCGACGCGACGATGGTGAACGACGTCGTCCGAAACGCCAAGGCGGTGTTCCATCTGGCAGCCCAGGTCGCGGTCACGTCCAGCCTGGTGGACCCGGTCCACGATTTTGCCGTGAATGCCCAGGGGACGCTCACTGTCCTGGAGGCGGTGCGCAACCACGCGCCCGCCACGCCGGTGATCTTCGCCAGCACCAACAAGGTCTACGGCGCGCTCCAGGACATTCCAGTCTCGGAACGGGGTGGACGGCACCTGCCGGTCGACCCCGCCCTGCGTGCTCATGGCGTCGGTGAGGACCGTCCTCTCGACTTCTGCACGCCCTATGGCTGTTCCAAGGGCGCAGCCGACCAGTATGTCCTGGACTATGGCAAGAGCTTCGGCCTGCGCACCGCCGTCCTGCGGATGAGCTGCATCTACGGCCCCCGCCAGTTCGGCACCGAGGACCAGGGCTGGGTCGCCCACTTCCTGATCAAGGCCCTGAAGGGCGAGCCGATCACGCTTTATGGCGACGGCAGGCAGGTGCGCGACATCCTGCATGTTTCGGACGCCGTGGCTGCCTATCGAAGCGTGCTGGACCGGATCGACCAGGTCGCCGGCAAGGCGTTCAACCTGGGCGGCGGGCCGGCCAACGCCGTGAGCCTGCATGAGGTTCTGGCCGAGATCGCCGCCGTGACCGGGGTGGAAGTTCCTTACGCGACTGAGGCCTGGCGGACCGGCGACCAGCTCTACTTCGTGGCCGACACGCGCAGGCTGACCGAGGCAGTGCAGTGGCGCGCCCGGATCGGCTGGCGGGATGGGCTGCGGGACCTGGCTGCCTGGGTGCAGGCCGAGCTGGGCCTGAAGGCGCCGGGACGGGTGCCGGAGAGAACTGCTCCGCAGAGGATGATCGCATGA
- a CDS encoding NAD-dependent epimerase/dehydratase family protein: MAASYLVTGGAGFIGRYLCEDLLAQGHRVRVLDSLVPQVHGDTEPLLPSDIEFMEGDVRDADLVRRALSGVDGVFHLAAEVGVGQSMYEIARYVGGNDLATAVLLENMIDEPHRRLVVASSMSVYGEGLYQTIDGERAGAVRRTLREGSTTWDPVDAEGRPLTPLATDETKQVDLASIYALTKYAQERSCLITGTAYGIETVALRLFNVFGPGQALSNPYTGVLANFGARLLHRQAPMVFEDGQQKRDFVHVRDVARAFRLAMESTTAAGHVINVGSGRAYTIAHVAEILADAMGVPELKPQLLGKARAGDIRHCFADISKARELLGFVPSGYLEDCLDELAGWIHAQDAQDRGEDARRQLEARGLVA; encoded by the coding sequence ATGGCGGCTTCCTATCTCGTTACTGGAGGGGCCGGCTTCATCGGTCGGTATCTTTGCGAGGATCTCCTCGCGCAAGGTCACCGTGTCCGGGTGCTCGACAGTCTGGTGCCCCAGGTCCATGGCGACACCGAGCCGCTGCTGCCGTCCGACATCGAGTTCATGGAAGGCGATGTGCGTGATGCCGATCTGGTCCGCCGGGCTCTCTCCGGCGTGGATGGCGTCTTCCATCTCGCCGCCGAGGTAGGCGTTGGCCAGAGCATGTATGAGATCGCCCGCTATGTCGGCGGCAACGACCTCGCGACCGCCGTGCTCCTGGAGAACATGATCGACGAGCCGCATCGCCGCCTGGTGGTGGCCTCCTCGATGAGCGTCTACGGCGAAGGCCTCTACCAGACGATTGATGGCGAGCGGGCGGGTGCCGTGCGCCGCACGCTGCGGGAAGGGTCCACGACCTGGGATCCGGTGGATGCCGAGGGACGGCCGTTGACGCCGCTAGCCACCGACGAGACCAAGCAGGTAGATCTGGCGTCGATCTACGCCCTTACCAAGTATGCGCAGGAGCGGAGCTGCCTGATCACCGGGACAGCCTACGGCATCGAGACGGTGGCGCTTCGCCTGTTCAACGTGTTCGGCCCGGGCCAGGCTTTATCCAATCCCTATACCGGCGTGCTTGCCAATTTCGGGGCGCGCCTCCTGCATCGCCAGGCCCCGATGGTGTTCGAGGACGGGCAGCAAAAGCGCGACTTCGTCCATGTGCGGGACGTCGCGCGCGCCTTCCGGCTGGCGATGGAGAGCACCACCGCGGCCGGCCACGTCATCAATGTCGGCAGCGGGCGTGCCTACACGATCGCGCATGTGGCCGAGATCCTGGCCGACGCGATGGGCGTGCCGGAGCTGAAACCGCAGCTCCTCGGCAAGGCCCGCGCCGGCGACATCCGCCACTGCTTCGCCGACATCTCCAAGGCGCGGGAACTGCTGGGCTTCGTCCCCAGCGGCTATCTCGAGGACTGTCTGGATGAGCTGGCCGGCTGGATCCATGCCCAGGACGCCCAGGATCGAGGCGAGGATGCGCGACGTCAGCTTGAAGCCCGTGGGCTGGTGGCATGA
- a CDS encoding phage holin family protein yields the protein MMQDRSVPALFSDLIENVTTLFRKEVQLAKTELSEKASQVGTASASVGIGGVVLLAALIFLLHAVVAWLAVAGIPPHWGFLIVGVVVAIIGYVALQKGISNLKAAQLMPSRTVEQLQRDAAVAKEQVR from the coding sequence ATGATGCAGGACCGTTCCGTACCCGCGCTGTTCTCGGACCTGATCGAGAACGTCACTACGCTGTTCCGCAAGGAAGTGCAGCTCGCCAAGACCGAGCTGTCCGAGAAGGCCAGCCAGGTCGGCACGGCCTCGGCATCGGTCGGTATCGGCGGCGTCGTGCTGCTCGCCGCGCTGATCTTCCTGCTGCACGCCGTGGTCGCATGGCTCGCCGTGGCCGGCATCCCGCCCCACTGGGGCTTCCTGATCGTGGGCGTGGTCGTAGCGATCATCGGCTACGTCGCCCTCCAGAAGGGCATCAGCAACCTCAAGGCAGCCCAGCTGATGCCGAGTCGAACCGTCGAGCAGCTGCAGCGTGACGCGGCTGTCGCCAAGGAGCAGGTGCGATGA